ATAACAGAAGAAGAAGTCAGAGAGGTAGGAATCAACATTCAACTAActtgaaatgaaaatattttcttaacATTTACGTAacttttaatatatgtatatatttttctaacgaatgaattattttatattgtaGATCATCAGTCTCAGCGCTTCTGCGAACAAACTTTCAACCATTCAGAAACAGGCCGAAGAATATGCTGCTTTGATCATGGAAGAACTTGATCCAGATAATGCCGGATACATCATGGTAAATCGACACTCCCCAAAGACATATCTTTGTTTTGTTCCATGCCGTCTTTGTTTCCCAAGCTTactgtttttctttttggtttgaaCAGATTTATAACCTGGAAACTCTATTATTACAAGCTCCAAATCAATCTGTCAGGGTCGAGGATAGCCGGATACTGAGTCAAATGTTAAGCCAGAAACTCAAGCCAACTCAAGAGAACAACCCAATTAAAAGGTTGTACCAGAAGACTAAGTACTTCATATTGGATAACTGGCAAAGGATCTGGGTTATGATGTTGTGGCTCGGCATTGTTGGGGGCCTATTCGCATATAAGTTCGTGCAGTACCGGAACAAGGCCGCTTTCGATGTGATGGGATACTGTGTTTGCATTGCTAAAGGAGGTGCAGAGACTCTTAAGTTCAACATGGCTTTGATTTTACTACCAGTGTGTCGAAACACCATTACTTGGCTTCGAAACAAGACTAAAATGGGCGTTGTTGTTCCTTTTGATGACAATTTGAACTTCCACAAGGTAAGTCGTAGTGTCATTCTATTGACAATCAAACTTGTACTTAATTCTCAACATCATGTAATGTAATGTAACATAATTGCAGGTTATTGCGGTTGGGATTACGGTTGGGGTGATCCTACACGGAGGTGCGCATTTAACCTGTGATTTCCCGAGGCTTCTTCATGCCACAGAAGAAGAATATGAACCAATGGAACCTTACTTTGGGGAGGACCAACCTTCAAACTACTGGTGGTTTGTGAAGGGAGTGGAAGGTGTAACAGGCATTATAATGGTGGTGCTAATGGCTATTGCCTTCACACTAGCCACTCCTTGGTTCAGACGCAACAAATTGAACCTCCCCAAGTTCCTTAAGAAGCTCACCGGATTTAACGCGTTCTGGTATTCGCATCACCTTTTCATTATCGTCTACGCTCTCCTCATCGTTCATGGTTATTATCTCTATTTGACCAAGACATGGTACCAGAAAACAGTAAGCTTTTAATCCCTTCAATCTCTTCCTTCATTGCATATTATATCATTAGTACGATTTCGTTAACTCAATTTCCATACCTTAAATTGCAGACATGGATGTACGTAGCAGTGCCTGTTATTCTTTACGCCTGCGAAAGGTTGACTCGAGCATTTAGATCAAGTATCAAGGCAGTTAAAATTCTCAAGGTTGCTGTATATCCTGGAAATGTATTGTCACTGCATATGTCGAAGCCCCAAGGATTCAAGTACAAAAGTGGGCAATACATGTTTGTCAACTGCTCTGCAGTCTCCCAATTTGAATGGTACGTACATTCTGATCTTATGTCACTCTGACTCGGTTGTGAAGGTCGGATACGGGATCCGAGCATTGCTTCAATTCTGCATCACTTCGTAATATTTAACCCATCCAATCGTCGGCAATTGCAGGCATCCATTCTCCATAACTTCAGCACCTGGAGACGACTACGTTAGTGTTCACATTCGAACTTTGGGTGATTGGACAAGGCAGCTCAAAACTGTTTTCTCTGAGGTTGTTAATGTTACTTGTCTCCAATGTTGAAACTCGAAACTGAGAAATCAAGTGACTTACCTGATTTTGCTTGTGTTGGACACTAAACAGGTTTGTCAGCCTCCAGCTGCTGGAAAGAGTGGACTGCTCAGGGCAGAAGGAGACAACACTAGGTAAAATTTCCTCGTCTCGGTTACATGCAACTTAAATGAATGATTAATGGATTTGCTTGTAAACATAGCAATCAAAGTTTGataatgttgtgtatgaattgatGTACAGCTTCCCGAAGATTTTGATCGACGGTCCATACGGAGCTCCGGCACAGGACTACAAGAAATACGACGTTGTTCTCCTGGTGGGGCTCGGCATCGGCGCCACTCCAATGATCAGCATTGTCAAGGACATCATCAACAACATGAGAATGGAAGATGATTCATTTCCAGGATCTGGTTTAGAGAATGGAAattacaacaacaacaacaacaacaagagCAAAGGGTTCAAAACAAGGAAAGCCTACTTTTACTGGGTGACAAGGGAGCAAGGCTCGTTCGAGTGGTTCAAAGGGATAATGAACGAAGTAGCCGAAATGGACGAGAAAAGGGTGATCGAGCTCCACAACTACTGCACCAGCGTTTACGAGGAAGGCGACGCTCGATCGGCTCTCATAACCATGCTTCAGTCACTTCACCACGCCAAGAACGGCGTCGATGTCGTCTCCGGAACTCGAGTGAAATCTCACTTCGCCAAGCCTAACTGGCGTCAAGTTTACAAAAAGATCGCCCTACATCATCCTGACGAAAGAATTGGTCAGTCTACTTTTTCCCTTACCTTTTCACCAACCCGTTTCTTTTTTCCTTCTAATCTTCCGTCCCcaatagttgattaaataaagTTATCTTTTTTGAGTGTTGTATTATTTATTGATATGGTTTTGAATTCAATGAATATTGCAGGAGTTTTCTACTGTGGGGCACCAGCACTAACCAAGGAGTTGAGACAACTGGCTTCTGATTTTTCCCACAAGACTTCAACCAAGTTCGAATTCCacaaagaaaatttttaatgaaatctcTTATACACTTTTCTAAATTCATTCTAATTTTTTAGTTCCAAGTGAATAtagctttcttttttttcttaattttccaaTTTGTTTTATCACTATGAGAATtgtactaaaattttctatatattaaaatttatgccTATAGTTCAATTTTCTTCAACATTTAGcccttaacatttttttatatttccatTTTAGTCTTAATCTTTTTTGGATCATTTTAGTCTTCAACATTCAAATTTTAGTCGAATtacttttttttgataaaaaagttGAGCAAACTAGTAAAATTTTAACGGTATTAATATAATGACTTGCATGATAATATATGTATTCTTCGTTACTGACAtgaataatttttctaaaattttttgaaataaattagtatcaaaataacataaaaaaactaattttagaGACGAGATTTATCACTAAatcgaaaatttgaaataaatttaaaccTATCCAGAAATTATTATTCATCATATTCTTAACCTAATTTGTTCAAACTAAATCTTAGGTAAGATGTGTGCGTGTGAAATACAGTTTTTCTCAATGAACTTAAAGCTTTTGACTTTATTGTGTTTGCCAAAATGACTTTTTGTAAGAAACTAAGAATTCATCCATGACATTTTTTCAATGTTCGCCACCTAATATGATGGAACAATCCATATTTGTTTCCAGCTCAGAATTATACTTGCATTGTGCAATTATTTATGACTtataaattatgattattttatgaatttttgattgatgagaaatgattgtatgaacTTATAATTCCATgtcatttttatctatttttaataggAGAATGataaatcagatttttcctcctaatttttagtatttttagttgaatttgaattttttcaggaaaaaaaattaaaaatcgggaggaaaaatctgatttgtcattctcctattgaaCAGGTATAGGAATGACGCAgaatcacaatttcataccaTCCCTTATCTTTGATTGATATAGgttctaagtttaatttttttatattttctattcttttttctttttttgataaaaatgcttattttattataattaaatatattttaaacatttatttttattccattaaaaaaaattgagtgttcAATTAAACAAAAGTAGATGGTCGagagtttaattaattataataataattgggTTCAAGGGttttaagtaaattatttgaAGTATATAAAGTGTATAATCAATTTCAACTAAAATACAAATTtgagaaaatataaatttaatgggAAGTTGGGACTGCAAGTGGCATAATTCCCCACTTTCTGTGGTGCACCGAAGTCAAAAGAAACAGTGCCCACACACAAACCCATTATAATTTTGGAAACACTATGATTGAAAGGATAGTATAAatggataaattataaaaagttaattttttattatctcagattacattttagttatttatatttgaaatgttatgttttaatcacttaaattattttttgttacaAATTGGTTACTCTACCGTTAAATTTCGTTACCTTCTTAACGgtagtcctacgtggcagtccaaatgagttttaaatgcaaACTTAGATGTCCAGCTGTTGGGatgaaaatatgtatttaattaaataaatttaatttagaccGCCACGTAGGAccgccgttagggaggtaacggagcttaacggtagagtgaccacttcgtaacatttcaaacataagtgactaaaatgtaatctgatgtaaacaaaagtgactatttttataatttaccctatatattttcacaaacaaaaatattttacattaatGTGCATTCTTTCAAAAGTTAAATCCAATTgacatttttagaaaataaaatctaatatCCTCAATTTAATGTTTTGGGTATTTGAGAATGCCCCAAAAAccaccaaaaatgaaaaaaaaaaacgcAAAGTGAGTGCCATTATGAAAAACAAGTAAGAAGAGGAGTTGTGTTTGGAGACTTTGATGGTGGGTTACATTTCCACTAATTTGTGTAGTACACATTTAGAATATCAAATCTTGTCCCCTACCAGTTTCTAGAATCATAACATTGTACGAAAATTCAACATACATATTGTGTTGAACATGGAAAAGCAAACCCCAAGTCCAAGTAAATTGTAGCTGTGAGTTACGTTGTTCAACCAAgttgaattattatatattaattcacaAGTCAAACGCGTTTCATACGGCCGTCAATGTAGAACAAGTCACTCTAATATTTTGACCATCTAATTATGTTATATCTATAATTCTTATTGCACTTCTGGAGTGCCGTGATGCTTTTGCATGTTCCATGCATGCAAATGGGTAGGTGATAATGACCCACACACCCACATATATATGGCCTTCCAATTCTCTCACACTTGATTTTGCTTTACCAGGTCACAGTTGTCCAGCTGTAAACCCATGGTTTTACACGCTACACTCAAATTATTCCTCTGAATTATCTTGCTTTAAACATAATAACATATCATttgactttttaaatttaaacacgAGACTTTTTACACATCCATTTTCTTCTCGTTGTTGCCATCCAGCGTCTTTTGATAAATTTCTACCTTTGTAAAGTTTTACCCAGATAAGGATGTGTTTGGTAGAGAATGAATTgtataaaattatgattaaatattactttttattcttttctaatAAAAGAAtgacaaattaaaattttctttctgaaaaaatttaaatcaaactgaaaatgctaaaaatcatGGAAAAATGATTGTATAAAACTGTGATTCCACGTCATCCCTATCCCTTTTCAATACGAGAATGACAAATCATattttttctcttgatttttaagatttttagttggatttgaattttttcaggggaaaaaagctaaaaattaggaggaaaaatctaatttgtcattctcctattggaAAGGGATAGGGATGAcatggaatcacagtttcatacaatttCTCCTCAAAATCAGgaagaaaaatttgatttgtttttCTCCTATTAAAAAGAGATAGAGGTGAACTACCGAAAACACAGaaggataaaaatatttatatgttgCTGCTTAATTTGACTTCGCAACAGTTTTCCCATAACTTTTCTCTTAATTATTGTCGTTTGCACCACTTAGTTCGAATTTTATTAAGAGTGAatccatttgtttttatttaagtctgagtaattttttttaattataattgtaatagtAACTATAAGTGTGACGTAAAAAATATACTATACCTGCCAATGAGgcctattttaaatttatatctaGCTAAATCCTACTATATACGGGCCTTGTCCAAAGTGCCTAGTTTAGGATAAGTTATGTTGGTGTTGTACGTTATGatgtttaatataaatttttataattatcacTCAATATTATTGTACTTGTACCCTAATATATGTTACATCTATTCATGTTACCTTAGATGTATAATGACTTTTTTTGTCGAATCTTTATAAAAAGATCATTTTaatctttcatttaattttttatttttttactccttaaatttacaatttttttgttaaatcatcctaatttggatgaaaaatttaacatttattaacttTGCTAATGATACATGTAGATTACCATGTGGTtgacatgtcaacatttaattaaaattttaaaattttaaaatatttaaaaacgcttttatatttttaataattttaataatttttaatattatttttaaatttttaaatttaaaaaattaattaaaagtttatgtATCATCCACGTGGCAATCTACTGTATGTTATggcaacaaa
The genomic region above belongs to Gossypium hirsutum isolate 1008001.06 chromosome D05, Gossypium_hirsutum_v2.1, whole genome shotgun sequence and contains:
- the LOC107904951 gene encoding respiratory burst oxidase homolog protein D, which translates into the protein MRNDDGRGAYSENNSDTESIASDRATFSGPLVLGGGGGGVSNKKSSKKSTRFNLPPEITMAKTNSTRSAASLAGADNDDSYVEITLDIRDDSVAVHSVQGASGGNEDPELALLAKKTLENKSASFRSYLLRNTSNRIKQVSQELKQVLSRRPSNAGRRFDRTKSAAAHALKGLKFITTKTGGSGNGWSSVEKRFNDLTASTNGLLHQSQFAECIGMNQSKEFATELFQALARRHNVTGDSINKIQLKQFWDQISDESFDSRLQTFFDMVDKDADGRITEEEVREIISLSASANKLSTIQKQAEEYAALIMEELDPDNAGYIMIYNLETLLLQAPNQSVRVEDSRILSQMLSQKLKPTQENNPIKRLYQKTKYFILDNWQRIWVMMLWLGIVGGLFAYKFVQYRNKAAFDVMGYCVCIAKGGAETLKFNMALILLPVCRNTITWLRNKTKMGVVVPFDDNLNFHKVIAVGITVGVILHGGAHLTCDFPRLLHATEEEYEPMEPYFGEDQPSNYWWFVKGVEGVTGIIMVVLMAIAFTLATPWFRRNKLNLPKFLKKLTGFNAFWYSHHLFIIVYALLIVHGYYLYLTKTWYQKTTWMYVAVPVILYACERLTRAFRSSIKAVKILKVAVYPGNVLSLHMSKPQGFKYKSGQYMFVNCSAVSQFEWHPFSITSAPGDDYVSVHIRTLGDWTRQLKTVFSEVCQPPAAGKSGLLRAEGDNTSFPKILIDGPYGAPAQDYKKYDVVLLVGLGIGATPMISIVKDIINNMRMEDDSFPGSGLENGNYNNNNNNKSKGFKTRKAYFYWVTREQGSFEWFKGIMNEVAEMDEKRVIELHNYCTSVYEEGDARSALITMLQSLHHAKNGVDVVSGTRVKSHFAKPNWRQVYKKIALHHPDERIGVFYCGAPALTKELRQLASDFSHKTSTKFEFHKENF